A genome region from Arachis duranensis cultivar V14167 chromosome 8, aradu.V14167.gnm2.J7QH, whole genome shotgun sequence includes the following:
- the LOC127741231 gene encoding uncharacterized protein LOC127741231, producing the protein MFPPCIEAFRHCKPLVGIDGTHLYGKYGGTLLVAIAQDRNSNILHVAFALVEGENAESWSFFLSHLREHVTPQPGLLVISDRHNGIKAALEALDGGWLPPSAYRAFCIRHVAANFTLTFKGKDARRLLVNAAYAKTEVEFHYWFDILRSEDPAMCDWANRIEYSLWTQHCDEGCRFRHMTTNISECENSILKGVRNLPVCSLVKATYGRLAELFVRKGIEAEAQMGTGQQFSQHLVKCIEANLKTARYFTVTMYDRDNSEFTIAETTPTGSFSLGSYRVSLASHTCDCRYFQALYFPCPHALACCAYSRLTWEPYVH; encoded by the coding sequence ATGTTTCCACCGTGTATCGAGGCATTCCGTCATTGCAAGCCCCTAGTTGGTATTGACGGCACCCATCTGTATGGCAAGTATGGGGGAACGTTGCTTGTCGCGATTGCACAGGACAGGAACTCCAACATACTCCATGTTGCATTCGCATTAGTCGAGGGTGAGAATGCTGAGTCATGGTCCTTCTTTCTCTCCCACCTGCGTGAGCATGTGACACCACAGCCGGGTCTGCTGGTTATCTCGGACAGGCATAACGGTATCAAGGCCGCGCTTGAGGCTCTTGACGGAGGCTGGTTACCTCCGTCTGCATACCGAGCATTCTGCATTCGACATGTTGCGGCAAATTTCACCCTCACCTTCAAGGGCAAAGACGCAAGGAGGCTACTTGTGAATGCGGCGTACGCTAAGACCGAGGTCGAATTCCATTACTGGTTTGATATTCTTAGGTCCGAAGACCCGGCGATGTGTGACTGGGCGAACCGGATTGAGTATTCGTTGTGGACACAGCATTGTGATGAGGGGTGTAGATTCAGACACATGACGACGAATATATCTGAGTGTGAGAACTCGATCCTCAAGGGTGTTAGAAACCTTCCTGTGTGCTCGCTAGTGAAGGCAACATACGGAAGGTTGGCCGAATTATTTGTTCGCAAAGGGATAGAGGCTGAGGCGCAGATGGGAACCGGACAACAATTTAGTCAGCACTTGGTGAAGTGTATAGAGGCCAACTTGAAGACGGCTAGGTACTTCACGGTTACTATGTACGACAGGGATAACTCCGAGTTCACCATCGCAGAGACAACTCCGACTGGTTCTTTCTCACTGGGTAGCTACAGAGTCTCACTTGCATCTCACACATGTGATTGCAGATACTTTCAGGCACTTTATTTCCCGTGTCCCCATGCACTGGCATGTTGTGCCTACTCACGGCTTACATGGGAGCCTTACGTCCACTAG
- the LOC127741232 gene encoding uncharacterized protein LOC127741232: MASEESFVVLVHHRESIKRKTRSGVKFTDKDLLCIIVRPMTRYEDLVSSVLLKLGLEGVKRETVKYDCFTIGSDEDLQVIFHCRRQFPEVRTPELLAKLVDAVSSSGGSNRNTTTLATVAGSSSKPAVASSSVPVYEPPVQPVASPSFAIDLNGSVGDEVGEREYLRTSLQCAAPAGVGDGFLDDPEDDDVEPDMIADDSGDDVGASEPAVAGGGFSSSTQQYPPHFSSLDLDAIRQEGVPGQLAGFGARDAEGSAGLIEFQYKVVESDYRRYVGKCSEFGNGCTWLIRLSLRQRKGLWEVKRYNGPHTCLATSISSDHRSLDYHVISAFIMPMVRADASVSIKVLLNATAAHFWFRPTYRRVWLAKQKAVALIYGDWDESYNELPRWVLGVQLTMSGTVAVLRTSPIRVGG, from the exons atggctagtgaggagagtttCGTAGTGTTGGTTCACCACAGAGAATCCATTAAAAGGAAAACTCGTTCcggtgtgaagttcactgataaggatcttctcTGTATTATCGTCAGGCCTATGACGAGGTATGAGGACCTTGTTAGCTCTGTACTGCTGAAACTTGGTCTAGAAGGTGTGAAACGG GAAACCGTAAAGTACGATTGTTTCACGATCGGGAGTGATGAGGACTTGCAGGTCATATTTCATTGTCGCCGGCAGTTTCCAGAGGTGAGGACACCAGAACTGTTGGCAAAGTTGGTTGACGCTGTGTCCAGCTCGGGGGGTTCGAACCGGAATACCACCACTTTAGCCACGGTAGCCGGTTCTAGCTCCAAACCCGCCGTTGCATCTTCCTCCGTCCCTGTGTACGAGCCACCCGTCCAACCTGTCGCCTCCCCTTCGTTCGCTATTGATCTCAACGGCAGTGTAGGCGACGAGGTCGGAGAAAGGGAATATCTGCGGACCTCTTTACAGTGTGCTGCACCGGCCGGGGTTGGAGATGGATTCTTGGATGATCCAGAGGACGATGATGTCGAACCAGATATGATTGCTGATGACAGTGGCGATGATGTTGGAGCAAGTGAGCCTGCTGTGGCGGGCGGTGGTTTTAGCTCTAGCACGCAGCAGTACCCTCCACATTTTTCCTCTTTGGACTTGGATGCCATAAGGCAGGAGGGGGTTCCTGGGCAGCTGGCTGGATTTGGCGCTAGAGATGCTGAAGGGTCTGCAGGTCTGATAGAGTTTCAG TACAAGGTCGTGGAGTCTGACTATCGCCGGTATGTGGGCAAGTGTTCTGAGTTCGGCaatgggtgcacatggttgattcggCTTAGTCTCCGACAGCGCAAGGGACTTTGGGAGGTCAAACGTTACAACGGACCGCATACTTGTCTCGCCACCTCCATTTCCAGCGACCACAGGAGTTTGGATTACCATGTGATATCGGCATTCATTATGCCAATGGTTAGGGCTGATGCATCCGTCAGCATCAAGGTGCTCCTAAATGCCACTGCCGCACACTTTTGGTTTAGACCGACTTACAGGAGGGTCTGGTTGGCGAAGCAGAAAGCTGTTGCCCTCATCTATGGTGACTGGGATGAGTCGTACAACGAGCTGCCAAGGTGGGTGTTAGGAGTCCAGTTGACGATGTCTGGTACTGTTGCAGTCCTAAGGACGAGCCCTATTCGTGTCGGTGGATAG
- the LOC107461859 gene encoding 40S ribosomal protein S27-2-like isoform X1 → MVLQNDIDLLNPPVELEKRKHKLKRLVQSPNSFFTDVKCQGCFNITTVFSHSQTVVVCGNCQTVLCQPTGGRARLTEGCSFRKKGD, encoded by the exons ATG GTTCTTCAGAATGACATCGATTTGCTTAACCCTCCAGTTGAGCTTGAGAAGAGGAAACACAAGCTCAAGCGTCTTGTTCAGTCTCCTAACTCTTTCTTCACC GATGTGAAGTGCCAAGGTTGTTTCAACAT TACCACTGTATTCAGCCACTCTCAGACCGTCGTGGTGTGCGGAAACTGCCAGACAGTATTGTGCCAGCCGACAGGCGGCCGAGCGAGGCTGACCGAGGGCTGCTCTTTTAGGAAGAAGGGGGATTAA
- the LOC107461897 gene encoding phytosulfokines 5 isoform X2, whose amino-acid sequence MIIMMKPTLHYGLFLLFFFLFFQVFSSKLEARPLITHQGENRILDGSSGESFVFQEGGESSKLLGVEECNSGDEECLMRRMTLEAHIDYIYTQHHKP is encoded by the exons ATGATAATCATGATGAAGCCAACTCTTCACTATGGactttttctccttttctttttccttttctttcaagTTTTCTCATCAAAGCTAGAGGCTCGTCCACTTATCACTCATCAAG GGGAAAACAGAATATTGGATGGATCCTCTGGGGAAAGCTTTGTTTTTCAGGAAGGTGGTGAATCCTCCAAG CTGCTGGGGGTGGAGGAATGCAATAGTGGAGATGAAGAATGCTTGATGAGAAGAATGACTTTAGAAGCTCACATAGATTACATCTACACCCAGCACCACAAGCCTTGA
- the LOC107461897 gene encoding phytosulfokines 5 isoform X1, with the protein MIIMMKPTLHYGLFLLFFFLFFQVFSSKLEARPLITHQGENRILDGSSGESFVFQEGGESSKQLLGVEECNSGDEECLMRRMTLEAHIDYIYTQHHKP; encoded by the exons ATGATAATCATGATGAAGCCAACTCTTCACTATGGactttttctccttttctttttccttttctttcaagTTTTCTCATCAAAGCTAGAGGCTCGTCCACTTATCACTCATCAAG GGGAAAACAGAATATTGGATGGATCCTCTGGGGAAAGCTTTGTTTTTCAGGAAGGTGGTGAATCCTCCAAG CAGCTGCTGGGGGTGGAGGAATGCAATAGTGGAGATGAAGAATGCTTGATGAGAAGAATGACTTTAGAAGCTCACATAGATTACATCTACACCCAGCACCACAAGCCTTGA